A genomic stretch from Candidatus Omnitrophota bacterium includes:
- a CDS encoding RNA-binding protein → MDIFVGNLSFDAAQGDIHKLFEGFGNVASVSIVTRDEKKAPKSRGFGFVRMPDEQQALAAIAALNGREFMGRVINVEASRAKTEAHGQHLALKDRRARPSGQPGAYKGGRRARSYMKRLGLSGTREEAKPRKIHHDNPMRWRKRKGR, encoded by the coding sequence ATGGATATTTTTGTGGGTAATCTGTCCTTTGACGCCGCTCAGGGCGACATACATAAGCTCTTTGAAGGTTTCGGGAATGTGGCTTCCGTGTCGATCGTGACGCGCGATGAGAAAAAGGCGCCTAAGTCAAGAGGGTTTGGTTTTGTCCGGATGCCCGATGAGCAGCAGGCGCTGGCCGCGATAGCCGCTCTTAACGGCAGGGAATTCATGGGCAGGGTCATTAATGTAGAAGCGTCGCGCGCTAAAACAGAGGCCCATGGGCAGCACCTCGCCTTAAAGGATAGGCGAGCGCGCCCTTCTGGGCAGCCGGGGGCATACAAGGGCGGCAGGCGCGCGCGCAGCTATATGAAACGGCTGGGGTTATCCGGAACGCGGGAAGAGGCTAAGCCGCGGAAAATACATCACGACAATCCGATGCGGTGGCGCAAAAGGAAGGGCCGCTAA
- a CDS encoding YkgJ family cysteine cluster protein produces MKKVDCLKCKGKSACCDFGAWVDLEDAKKLISLGLKGDFYHFEKDENFPSGYRVGTSCENNRCSFLTPEGLCAIHKIDYNLKPSYCKEFPYENGKVSPFAEDLCPVFRPKRKSKKKT; encoded by the coding sequence ATGAAGAAGGTTGATTGCCTGAAATGCAAAGGGAAGAGCGCTTGCTGTGATTTTGGGGCGTGGGTAGATCTGGAAGATGCTAAAAAACTGATATCCCTCGGATTAAAAGGGGACTTTTATCATTTTGAGAAGGATGAAAATTTTCCTTCCGGATATAGAGTAGGAACGAGCTGTGAAAACAATCGCTGTTCTTTCCTTACTCCGGAAGGCCTGTGCGCCATTCACAAGATCGATTATAATCTGAAGCCATCCTACTGCAAAGAATTCCCCTACGAAAACGGAAAAGTATCTCCGTTCGCGGAAGATCTATGCCCGGTGTTCAGGCCAAAAAGAAAATCTAAGAAAAAAACCTGA
- a CDS encoding DNA-directed RNA polymerase has product MGYQGGGGGFGGPREMHKAICSECKKECEVPFKPRDDRPIYCKDCYSKRKNEGR; this is encoded by the coding sequence ATGGGGTATCAAGGTGGTGGCGGTGGATTCGGCGGGCCGCGGGAGATGCACAAGGCAATTTGTTCGGAGTGCAAGAAAGAGTGCGAAGTTCCGTTTAAACCCAGGGATGATCGTCCGATATACTGCAAGGATTGTTATTCAAAGCGCAAGAACGAAGGCCGTTAG
- a CDS encoding S8 family serine peptidase: MLRKIRWGFFIFAVCAVCLGRAELYAEGKRPAVPGRIIVQRRSARSGVVPKALSAGRQAPSPWQGILARSDVTAKRLFNAYLPGTGSSKKAVSQKAYIQSIKSSYPLRAKRAPDDVSLPDLSEVYILEFSRDENLSDVLDMLRGDPDVEYAQPDYIIPVEDASSADDINYFDKQWGLEKIQAYDAWGLSRGEGVIVAVVDSGVDIYHSDLAANIWTNHNEIPDNGMDDDFNGCIDDAHGCHYYTESAFYPVGEGDVSDLVGHGTHVAGIIAASGPRVMGVAPSAQIMPLRVDGNKYDERLTGISSSATALAIYYAVANGADVINNSWGVNFYDPENPIIRGIIQFAHGMGVVVVFSSGNDSLNVNHHFPNAMKETITVGNCNKEDRVNYRSNYGALVDICAPGTDVISTVPVMQWTMPQEGIDPSYAYKSGTSMAAPHVSGAAALLLASDPDLSNEDIRQIMRFSADDVEAKGFDMPTGFGRLNAYRALQVDNVLDARITGPAVPFGISPEESPIVEISGFAGGDGFKHYRLFYAYEDAAMDRWNAITDAIYNEVEGGLLCRWNTGGLAPGYYVVRLVVTSEDGRLYEDVIPVSKERYGRIERLTSGSRRHVNPDISGRYIVWERQEMSPDGNISVGTEIILYDKETGEFRAIDPSPADYLTHLQVSGKYVVWRGNVSWPPENDGGIHIYDIDTQKREVIQAPTNDLKLQGGAIFYKLTSEDGRTSRIYAYDIASGENKAIIEDDFLYASSISGAMFVVDGTMLVRVGSDDDYRHFFSFYDLDKRQERRIRLDRLITEKDNGYVERMAASGGRVIWSYRYGSSLTPPGAFKDIYLYDINTERNLRLTAEGNRYSNFSYNTPISQDYAVWSEDSSGYENIYLYDIANRQKHQITFNYFNQEMPVVSGNTIAWQDERNGGWDIYSLDLPQPPVNTVPEIVFLTERYHAFYWRGRDKEDKYKVQYYYRVDGGEWNGPISYPRVSKRDLVRQYSLQEGTHAFEVKAVDQQGGESEVKSLRFLAGASR, from the coding sequence ATGTTGAGAAAAATAAGGTGGGGATTTTTTATATTTGCTGTTTGCGCCGTATGTCTTGGCCGGGCAGAACTTTACGCGGAAGGCAAAAGGCCTGCTGTGCCGGGGAGGATTATTGTCCAGCGCAGGAGTGCCAGATCAGGAGTCGTCCCCAAGGCATTGTCAGCCGGCAGGCAGGCGCCTTCTCCCTGGCAGGGTATCCTGGCCCGTTCCGATGTGACCGCGAAAAGACTGTTTAATGCCTATCTTCCCGGTACAGGCTCAAGCAAGAAGGCCGTATCCCAGAAGGCCTATATCCAAAGCATAAAATCCTCATATCCCCTCAGGGCGAAGCGCGCGCCTGATGATGTTTCTCTGCCGGATCTCTCAGAGGTCTATATACTTGAGTTTAGCCGGGACGAAAACCTCTCCGACGTGCTGGATATGCTCAGGGGCGATCCGGACGTGGAGTATGCCCAGCCGGATTACATAATCCCGGTTGAGGACGCCTCTTCAGCAGACGACATAAATTATTTTGATAAACAATGGGGGTTGGAGAAAATACAGGCATATGATGCCTGGGGGCTGTCAAGGGGAGAAGGCGTTATTGTGGCCGTGGTGGACTCGGGAGTGGATATTTATCATAGTGATTTAGCGGCAAACATATGGACCAACCATAATGAGATACCTGACAACGGCATGGACGACGATTTTAACGGCTGTATCGATGACGCGCACGGCTGTCATTATTATACGGAAAGCGCATTTTATCCTGTGGGGGAAGGCGATGTATCCGATCTTGTGGGACACGGCACGCATGTTGCAGGCATCATAGCCGCCTCCGGGCCAAGGGTAATGGGTGTGGCTCCTTCAGCCCAGATCATGCCGCTTAGGGTCGACGGCAATAAGTACGATGAGAGATTGACGGGCATTTCCAGTTCTGCAACCGCCCTCGCGATATATTACGCAGTCGCAAACGGGGCCGATGTTATCAATAACAGCTGGGGCGTGAATTTCTATGACCCGGAGAACCCGATTATACGCGGGATCATTCAGTTTGCCCATGGTATGGGAGTCGTTGTTGTGTTTTCTTCGGGGAACGATTCGCTTAATGTCAACCATCATTTTCCCAACGCCATGAAGGAGACCATCACGGTGGGTAATTGTAATAAAGAAGATAGGGTTAATTATCGCTCCAACTACGGAGCGCTGGTGGATATATGCGCTCCCGGCACGGACGTAATCTCCACAGTGCCGGTTATGCAATGGACGATGCCGCAGGAAGGCATAGACCCATCCTACGCCTATAAAAGCGGCACATCAATGGCAGCGCCCCATGTCTCGGGGGCAGCGGCGCTGCTGCTGGCAAGTGATCCTGATTTGAGCAATGAGGATATAAGGCAGATCATGCGCTTTTCAGCGGATGACGTTGAGGCCAAGGGCTTTGATATGCCTACCGGATTCGGCCGCCTCAATGCCTACCGGGCCCTTCAGGTTGACAACGTACTGGATGCCCGCATTACAGGTCCCGCGGTGCCGTTTGGCATCTCTCCCGAAGAAAGCCCCATTGTTGAGATCAGCGGCTTTGCCGGCGGTGATGGATTCAAACACTATCGGCTTTTTTATGCTTATGAGGATGCGGCAATGGACAGGTGGAACGCCATAACCGACGCCATATATAACGAAGTAGAGGGGGGCCTGCTTTGCAGGTGGAATACCGGCGGACTCGCGCCGGGTTATTACGTAGTCCGCCTTGTGGTTACCTCTGAAGACGGCAGGCTTTACGAAGATGTTATCCCTGTTTCAAAGGAGCGCTACGGCCGGATAGAGCGCCTGACCTCAGGCAGCAGGCGCCATGTCAATCCTGACATTTCCGGCAGATATATCGTATGGGAGAGGCAGGAGATGTCCCCTGACGGCAACATAAGCGTTGGTACCGAGATAATACTGTATGATAAGGAAACAGGAGAGTTTAGGGCTATCGATCCGTCGCCCGCTGATTATCTCACGCATCTGCAGGTAAGCGGCAAATACGTGGTCTGGCGGGGCAATGTATCCTGGCCTCCGGAGAATGACGGCGGCATACACATATATGACATTGATACACAGAAGCGTGAAGTCATCCAGGCTCCGACGAATGATCTAAAGTTGCAGGGCGGCGCGATATTCTATAAACTTACAAGCGAAGACGGGCGTACGAGCCGCATCTACGCGTATGATATCGCCTCGGGAGAGAACAAGGCCATCATAGAGGATGATTTCTTATACGCCTCAAGCATATCAGGCGCCATGTTTGTCGTGGACGGCACTATGCTTGTGCGCGTAGGCAGCGATGATGACTATCGGCACTTTTTCTCATTCTATGACCTGGATAAGCGCCAGGAGCGGCGCATAAGATTGGATAGATTGATCACCGAGAAGGATAACGGCTATGTGGAGCGTATGGCCGCGTCCGGCGGAAGGGTCATCTGGAGCTACCGTTACGGCAGCTCGCTTACGCCGCCGGGAGCGTTCAAGGATATATATCTATATGATATTAACACGGAGAGGAACCTGCGCCTGACCGCTGAAGGCAACAGGTATTCCAACTTTTCCTACAACACGCCCATTTCACAGGATTACGCGGTATGGTCGGAGGATTCTTCCGGATATGAGAATATCTATCTATACGATATAGCCAACAGGCAGAAACACCAGATCACATTCAATTATTTCAATCAGGAGATGCCGGTTGTCTCCGGAAATACCATTGCCTGGCAGGACGAGCGCAACGGCGGATGGGACATTTACTCTCTGGACCTGCCGCAGCCGCCTGTAAATACGGTACCTGAGATCGTCTTTCTCACCGAACGTTATCACGCGTTCTATTGGCGCGGCCGCGATAAAGAGGACAAATATAAAGTGCAGTATTATTATCGCGTTGACGGCGGAGAATGGAACGGCCCTATATCCTATCCCAGAGTAAGCAAGCGGGATCTGGTAAGGCAATACAGCCTCCAGGAAGGCACGCACGCGTTTGAGGTCAAGGCCGTTGACCAGCAGGGCGGCGAGTCAGAGGTAAAGTCATTAAGATTTCTGGCGGGCGCTTCCCGTTAA